A genomic region of Mustela erminea isolate mMusErm1 chromosome 12, mMusErm1.Pri, whole genome shotgun sequence contains the following coding sequences:
- the LOC116570759 gene encoding olfactory receptor 2S2-like yields MHMEKGNWSSPVVGFILLGLSAHPKLEKMFFVLILLMYLVILLGNGVLILVTVLDSRLHTPMYFFLGNLSFLDICYTTSSVPLFLDGFLNPRKTISFSACAVQMFLSFAMAGTECVLLGMMAFDRYVAICNPLRYPVVMSKAAYVPMAASSWAVGGTASVVHTSLTIQLPFCGDNVINHFTCEILAVLKLACADISINVISMGVTNVIFLGAPVLFISISYVFIIVTILRIPSAEGRRKAFSTCSAHFTVVVIFYGTLFFMYGKPKSKDPLGADKQDLSDKLIPLFYGLVIPMLNPIIYSLRNKDVKAAVRNLVAQKCFAQ; encoded by the coding sequence ATGCACATGGAAAAAGGCAATTGGTCCTCCCCTGTGGTGGGGTTCATTCTCCTGGGCCTCTCAGCGCACCCTAAACTGGAGAAAATGTTCTTTGTGCTCATCCTCCTGATGTACCTGGTGATCCTGCTGGGAAACGGGGTCCTCATCCTGGTGACCGTCCTTGACTCCCGCCtgcacacacccatgtacttcttcctggggAACCTCTCCTTCCTGGACATCTGCTACACAACCTCCTCAGTCCCTCTATTCCTAGATGGCTTCCTCAATCCTAGGAAAACCATCTCCTTCTCAGCCTGTGCCGTGCAGATGTTTCTCTCCTTTGCTATGGCAGGGACAGAGTGTGTGCTTCTGGGCATGATGGCATTTGATCgttatgtggccatctgtaacccCCTGAGGTACCCCGTGGTCATGAGCAAGGCTGCCTATGTGCCCATGGCGGCCAGCTCCTGGGCTGTTGGTGGTACGGCTTCTGTGGTACACACATCTTTGACAATTCAGCTGCCTTTCTGTGGGGACAATGTCATCAACCACTTCACCTGTGAAATCCTGGCTGTCCTGAAGTTGGCCTGTGCTGACATCTCCATCAATGTGATCAGCATGGGGGTGACCAACGTGATCTTCCTGGGGGCCCCAGTTCTCTTCATCTCCATCTCTTATGTGTTCATCATTGTTACCATCCTGAGGATCCCCTCagctgaggggaggagaaaggccttctccacctgctctgcCCACTTCACTGTGGTGGTCATCTTCTATGGGACCTTATTTTTCATGTACGGGAAGCCCAAGTCTAAGGATCCCCTGGGGGCAGACAAACAAGACCTTTCAGACAAGCTTATCCCCCTCTTTTATGGGTTGGTGATCCCCATGCTCAACCCCATCATCTACAGCCTCAGGAACAAGGATGTAAAGGCTGCTGTGAGGAACCTGGTGGCTCAGAAATGTTTCGCCCAGTGA
- the LOC116570760 gene encoding olfactory receptor 2S2 yields MEKANWSSPVAGFILLGLSAYPKLEKMFFVLILLMYLVILLGNGVLILVTVLDSRLHTPMYFFLGNLSFLDICYTTSSVPLVLDGFLTPRKTISFSACAVQMFLSFAMAGTECVLLGMMAFDRYVAICNPLRYPVVMSKAAYVPMAASSWAVGGTASVVHTSLTIQLPFCGDNVINHFTCEILAVLKLACADISINVISMGVTNVIFLGAPVLFISISYVFIIVTILRIPSAEGRRKAFSTCSAHFTVVVIFYGTLFFMYGKPKSKDSLGADKQDLSDKLIPLFYGVVTPMLNPIIYSLRNKDVKAAVRNLVAQRCFAQ; encoded by the coding sequence ATGGAAAAAGCCAACTGGTCCTCCCCTGTGGCGGGGTTCATTCTCCTGGGCCTCTCAGCCTACCCAAAGCTGGAGAAAATGTTCTTTGTGCTCATCCTCCTGATGTACCTGGTGATCCTGCTGGGCAATGGGGTCCTCATCCTGGTGACCGTCCTTGACTCCCGCCtgcacacacccatgtacttcttcctggggAACCTCTCCTTCCTGGACATCTGCTACACGACCTCCTCAGTCCCTCTAGTCCTGGATGGCTTCCTCACTCCCAGGAAAACCATCTCCTTCTCAGCCTGTGCCGTGCAAATGTTTCTCTCCTTTGCTATGGCAGGGACAGAGTGTGTGCTTCTGGGCATGATGGCATTTGATCgttatgtggccatctgtaacccCCTGAGGTACCCCGTGGTCATGAGCAAGGCTGCCTATGTGCCCATGGCGGCCAGCTCCTGGGCTGTTGGTGGTACGGCTTCTGTGGTACACACATCTTTGACAATTCAGCTGCCTTTCTGTGGGGACAATGTCATCAACCACTTCACCTGTGAAATCCTGGCTGTCCTGAAGTTGGCCTGTGCTGACATCTCCATCAATGTGATCAGCATGGGGGTGACCAACGTGATCTTCCTGGGGGCCCCAGTTCTCTTCATCTCCATCTCTTATGTGTTCATCATTGTTACCATCCTGAGGATCCCCTCagctgaggggaggagaaaggccttctccacctgctctgcCCACTTTACTGTGGTGGTCATCTTCTATGGGACCTTATTTTTCATGTACGGGAAGCCCAAGTCTAAGGATTCCCTGGGGGCAGACAAACAAGACCTTTCAGACAAGCTCATCCCCCTCTTCTATGGGGTGGTGACCCCCATGCTCAACCCCATCATCTACAGCCTCAGGAACAAGGACGTGAAGGCTGCTGTGAGGAACCTGGTGGCTCAGAGATGTTTCGCCCAGTGA